tgtcggacttcacatgatgagcccgCTCTATTAGCCCAAGGTTCATGCCACATATCAAATGATGTGGGGCGCCAAGTCAAGTCAAGGGCCAATAAATTCGCGCCACGTGCACAAGTGACGcagcatgtcaagtcaatagaagaaccaatcaaatgttgtcaagtgttcaaatgacatggttcaaccaatcatatacatACCCTAGCTTtcccctgcaactataaataggggtcttcataaagccaaaaggatcaagaaaaatacatagagaagctctcatccGCAAGTCTTCCCCATACTAAGAAGTattcgctccaagtggtgagccgcaagttttcatacctctacgtttgtgattaaagcttgACTCCGCATTTGTAGTGAAATCTCAACAAGAAATAATCCGttcattcaagaacaagcaaagcccttgattgacggccATATCATAAGGAGATGAATCAGAGGATtatatctttttatttaagatttcataaagattgtaacccccacacaaattcttgaaatcaaatatattctttgtcgctatttttcttgtcttgattattattttcaggaacgaaaaATTAGTCTACTTACCCCTATAATTAGGTTTTCtataattcatataatttcaaATAACCTTTGATGTGTGAGCGTGTACAATAACAATTAATTAATCTGATAAGTTAAATCTACAACGCTGTTTGCTTTTATTTTTAGTCATTCAAACAACTATTTCATTGTCTCATTAAAATATAGtatcattttttaaaattatttttctttcgaGGGATTAACGATTATTTGCTTTTATTTTTAGTCATTCAACCAACTATTTCATTGTCTCATTAAAATATAGCAtcattttttaaaactatttttctTTCGAGGGATTAACGATTATAGAAAAATTATGTATATGAGTCATTTGAATGATATATTATTTGAAGGAgtaattaagagcccgtttggattggcttataagttgttttcaatttttttagtgtttgactggccagcttaaagtcattttgtgcttaaaataagctcaaaaaaataattggacccatttgacttagcttatctaaaacaacttataagctgtaaGCCAAAAACAAAAATTAGActgcccaacttattttttttagcttataagctgcaaacagcttataggcttATTAAGaccatccaaacagactctaagACCAAaatataagcccatccaaacagactctagGACCAAAATATAACTCAAAGAGTGTGAACACAATGCGTCAACTTTAGAGAAATCTTTTGTGTTCCGCCGTACGCTGATCAATATTTGTTGAACATCAGAAATTCCACTTCGCTTCAATTGGAATACATTTCTTTACCAAAGGTCTCATTAACATACGTTCATTTTGCTCTCTGGTCTCCACTACCTTTATCCTCATCGTCATATTAGGCTTTTTTTTCCCGTTCTATGGTAGTAATTCTTGATCACTGTCCcttctttttttaatttggaAACATTTTTGGAGTCAATTAACTTCAAAAGTCTATATTTTAAGCATGATAAAAAGGTTTTATCGTCACAACCCAGACCAATTGATGTTACCACATGTTCGAGACAACGAATTTTCTTCAAAAGTTCTGTAATCTCACCAAAATGATGGCTGGCATATGAAGATCATTTATGTTTTATAGTTGACATCGAGTCTTAGATATATACCAAATAAATTAAATTGGAACGAGTCAAACGAtacacaaacaaattgaaacaattCAAGCCCCTACTGATTGTGCAAAAGAACTCTAGAAATCCAGCTAAACAAAGATCAAAAAGATATTTAAGTTAGAAACACAGCTTAGCACAAAGCCCAGGACAGTTTAGTTACAAGATCACTTGCTTCCACGGTTCAAATTAATATCACTAGCTCTATTTCAACAAATCCCTAATCAACATCCCCTCCGAAGAACGAGAGTTGCTTCAACAGTTCCATAAACCACACAGCTAGCATAAGTAAATCTGCCACCAAACCACCTTGAAAAAACAAGAGAAACAAAAACTACAACCCCATTCACCcacctaaaaaaaaaagaaaaaaaaatggtagtTCTAAAGATATTCACAATTTTCTTTCGACAGAGAAGCATGCAGTGCATGCTCTGTACGTATACAAGCAGAAGGTGGCAGTATTATTAGTGGCTGTCTCATAGATTTACTTCTTTACCCTTTGGATTGAGTCCATATTACTTTACCTACCGGCCCAAGGAGAGAGCTGCATTTGTATCCAACCTCCATGCATATCCTCCACCATCCATTCTCCACACATCACAAGGCAGTATCAAcgagtttttctccttctcacATCTCACCACCCTCACACGGCAAGTAAACGCCGCCGTGGTTTTGTTATCCGGCAGCCGTACATCATCTTTCATCaccaaccaaacgaccacttCCCCTGCACCTCCATCACCAACCATCTCTTTGTACGCCTTGTTGGCCCACCTAACTCTGTTTAAACTGTCTGATACAAACCCTGGACAGGTGTCTCGTTCAAGATTTACCAGTTTTTCCTCATTAGAACGTCCTAGACCATACCCTTCCACCCACGCGTCAGTAACGCTTTCCACTTTTACCCATGACCCCACAACCCTTACTGGCTGAGGAAACATACCACCAACGCCTCCGTACCCTTGCTGAAACTGACCATtaatatcatcattattattattattattattccctTGGTTACCGCCAAAACTCAACCAGATCGGAGCAGATTTTTCAGCTTTTTTCACTGAATGATCTCTTGGGGAACCCTTTCTTTCAGGAGTCTCAGATAACAAAGGCAGCGTCACGACAGTTTCCGTACCACCAGACACAGTTTTGCCACTGGACTCATTTTCTTCAGGCGACGGTGCTTTCCTTTTCCTACTAGTAGGACTACGACCTCCACTACTAGATCTCTTGTTAGAACTACTAGTAGTGTTTTTATTATTATCTTTAATGTACTTTCGCTTCAACCGTCCAGTACGAACAGGAACCTCACTTTTTTGTGGCGGAGTAGAAGCGCCAGAAACAGAACCATCAGCTGTTGGTTTTGGAGCGATAGGTCTGAATCTGAGCATTATCCTGTCCATCTTTGACATATCGTACGCACCCCCTGCGTACCTAGCAATACAACACCCTCCTCTACCATCCATTTGTTCTTTTCTTCACAGGAGAAAAATAGTTATATATATCTGTTGATTTGGGATTTCTTGTTATTAATGTTTCAAACAGAGAAGAAAGGTGAAAACTTTGAATGCAATGAAGAGGTAAAGGAGAGGTGGTGATTTTATAAGTGGGAAGAAAGAAGAGAGGACGCGTGTGAGGGGTGAATAACACGTGGGAGAAGAGAGGTGAAACAGCACAGAGAGCTGATTGGTTAATGTTATAACGTGGCGCTATGTTAAGGTGAGCCCCACGTGAAAGAACCTATCGGTTTGAGGGTTTGGGTTGGGCCCCATGTTGTAGCCAATGAGAATGGAGAGAGTGTTAAGTATGGCATCAAAACAGGGGCACGTAGGCCTTTGGGGGTGTCTTGTAGGACGTGTATGGTAGAGGGTTTTCCAGAAGGAACAAGAATACGTGGTCCAATTGTTATAAAATCGCCTTAGACACTCACTAACGATTGCACCACGTGGATGGTAGATACGACTAGCAATATTGATGGTTTCAAAGGTCTGATAGTTTGACGACAGACATGGACCAATGTTAGGAAAATACTAATGGGGTCTTTgtttgagttattttggtattaAAATATCGGTTGCTTTATActttctccgtttcaatttatgtgaattcaTTTGACTGGatacgacatttaagaaagagggaagacttttaaaacttgtggttcaaaataagtcttgaatatttatgtggctgtaaatcatttgataaagtgaatttgttttcaaattaaaaaaaatatcatttATTTTGACACgaattaaaaaagaaataggttcacatgAATTAAAACAATATTTGATATTTGGTATTAAAAGTTTACTTAAGTTATGGAGATTTAGAATATTGAAAACCAATCGTTGTATAATGTATATAACTAATAAGAatacaagttatatgaatatttatgtatttattttatataGAATAAAAGATGAATAAGTAATATGTCTATTAGCATTCCATGAATGAGAATATTTAAAGATAAAAATGTATTTTTAATAGGTAGCTCCTAAGAATAATTTTCGTACTATTTATTCTCCGCATAACAATCCTCATATTAATAATTTCTAAACAAATAATTCACGTAGCATTACAATTCCCTTATTACTAACACGTCAAATCAAATGACCACTAAAGATCCTCTCAAAGTGAACAAGTTATTTCCgaattaataattaattataatataaataaaattACTAATAATGACCTGatagtgaaaaaaaaattgttaatgTGGCTTCTACTGATCAAACAGACTGAATATTTGATTTACTGGGCGTATTGAATTGACAACACAACGGACGAATACACAATGTCCTTTGGCACATAACTCAAATATGATGTGACCTACCATCATACATTTTGTCTCTTTCCAAAAATTGCAGAGATTCTGTCTACTACTTGAGCTTTGATATTTCAAACAACACAGATCTTATTCAAATTTGATTAGTCGTTTTGTTGGCTTACGATTGTGTATTATGAGAGAGTTTTATTTGTAAGGTGCAACCTGTGGCCGATGCCTCGTATTTGTTTAGGGCAGGCAGCGCGAATCTAATTCAATTCGGGTATTTAATCTTGTTACTGAGATGATCAATTGACTCTTTTATCTTGATAGGAAAATGACTTATTTATGCATAAATGGATGGAACTTGAGATGAACAATGCGAATGTGTGTAAGCTTGCTGCTCAGAAACACCAAGTGTTAAACGCATTAAAAGACATGAAGGTGAAGAGAATGCCATTTGGCGAAGTGTCACTAAGAATCTATAGTGTGATATATGGAAAGAAAGATCACGATGATATCATTTATATATGTTTGTACTATGTACAACTCCTTGTAAATTAGATCACCTGTCTGATCAAGTCTTTGATAATAGGGCCAGTTGAACCATGAGCAAGGGGCAAGAGCTTTCCGATAAATTAGTCGTTAAGGCAGGAGTCTAAAATGAAGGAGACGACCCTAGTCTTTGTGTTGGCTTTGCCAAGAAACACTGGGGCCAAAGATCTATGGTAGATATACAGTACATTTTATATGGCAATGCAAGATCTATATAATATGGTAATACTACTAATTCTTTTTAGTAGTAGTAGTGGTTAATTTAGATATTTTAGACGGTCTTCTAAATACGTTGTTTTACCGCATAGAAAAAAGATCTTTTTTTGATGAATAATTAGGAGCAATTGACGTATACCATACTACGTAATCGATGCTTAATTAATAACTATACTTATCCTGTTTtatttatatcatatattatTCTTTTTTGAACCTGTTATAAAAACTACAATAACTCTGTATCTGATTAGCTTCAACTTTTATATTTTCTCTTATTGCATGACTTTTTGGAATCTCAATTGATATAAAAGCTTATTTTTATCAGATGAGAGCGAGAATGATAAAAGGCTATGTGAAAGTTCTTAACATTTCTTATTTAATTGTTTGTGGTAAGGACAATTTTGATACTTTTACATATTTTTAGCTGACGTGCTAAAACTTTTGCTATGTTCTGTCTTAACAGCTTATATTAGTCAAATCCCGCTATAAAATGAATCAAGTAATAATACTACGTAGATATTGTAGTTGGTAATTTAGAATGTATTGCAACATCCTGATCAATACTCTTTCATACTTTATACTCCttccgttttaatttatatgaactcatttgactggacacgatatttaagaaagagagaagacttttgaaacttgtggttcaaaataagccttgaaaatttgtgtggctataaatcattcataaagtgaatttgtttccaaattaggaaagagatcattcattttgatacggactaaaaagaaaataggttcaaacaaattgaaagagAGGAAGTATAATACAGAGAAACGATCTATCAAACGATCTATCTACAAATTGGGGACAAGGACATTTACCAAATTCAAGTAAATATTATCCGTTTTCGGTTGTCACGGtattgcaatatatatatatatatatatatatatatatatatatatatatatatatatatatatatatagtatcttcgTAGTGAAGTCATCCGTCAAATGTCATGAGGTGTGAGTCTGTGAGATGTTCCTCTGACTATATGCAATCTACATCCAATATCTACATTAATCATGTATATATTGTATTTTGAAGAGGTCATAGaagaacatttttttttaaatatataaggGATTATATATTACAGTTATATAGAGTTAAACATTTTAAGTGGGCATTTGGCCATGaataccaaatatttttcactttatttggaattctaaagttggagttgtgtttggttatagtttttgcaaagaatatttggttgtttgaatgtactgaggcctcatttgttttcattaagattaaaacgtctgaatctgaatgtacatttgaatgattaagatgttgtctttaggtctgaacactgaatgattaagactgtttgtttttcaatatctAAATGTgcataatatatttatttaaacataataaatatacaattcaaattaaaaagtaactaaatagtagaaaataaatacaaatttaacaaAATAAAATACTATTTGATAAAAacaaatgaaacatttatgttcactagtaatggtggagatgttTTATAGTCGTGGTGGGAGGTGAGTGGGGGTGGAGGGGTGAGTGGGTGGTGGGTGGTtggggtgaggggtgggaggtagtggggtggggagtgggggtggggttggtggtgggaaataggggtagtggggagtgggggagggtggtgtggggtgggtgtaacacctcagacctttaacttaagttttgaccatgattctagacttagaaaaccagataaagaatgtgggaattgaaaatttctcttcaattgttagatggggatttacgccccaaAATACAgatcgtatttcagtatacgacccgtattccAAATCGTAACTTGCGCCCGTATTTGATGGTCGTATTTGGTAAAGAGTTGTACAATGTTTTTGTCTGCTGAACATGCTTAATTATGGTCCAGGTTTGCGGACCATAATTCAGAATACAAATCGTATTTTGGTCTGTATTTCTCAGCCCGCACTAGAACCTATAAATACCTGGTTCCagttctaattttatttttaccAGTTCCTAAAACCCTAGCATGACTTGTTTTTCCTCTCCAACCCCAAGAACTCTAAGGTAAGCAAGTTCTACCTATCCCAATCAAATTCTATCATGTATTTAGATAATCTAAGATAGgattcattgttcttaacctagggttttcatgaaaacccaCAGATAAGGTTTGAGACACTCACTTTTGGGTTCTTCTCAGATTTCAGACTTTTGGATTGAGGATTGTGAAGCAAATAAGGtgtgtgaggctaactatctacgttagggaatgttcatgattctccctacgtcTCATTCTTCATAcagattgactcagaatacagtttagccctagtgtCTTAAATAGTTGCAGAACTATTATTTTCTAGGCTTATATtttcagaattcgttcatggtgattaatttgaatatcatgaacttagtgcgtaatcaatatagacttgtgaaTTGTATCTCATGAGTCTCAGTAtaaatacttagaattattatgaACAGTTACCAGTTTTATCTTCATAATCAGTAATCAGTATCATGTTATCAATTATATCTCAGTCTTAGTGCTTGTTATTGAATACCTGTATTAGGGCATCGGGCCCATAGATATGGACCTAAGGTTAcagattatgtatacgtatacttagaCATTCCGCCACAGATTTTGcatgcatattattattattggacCTAGGGTCACAGAGAGTAAACAGGTTATTTATTTTTCAGGACAGAGagtatccatatatatatttacttcttTGTTTCAATCCAGTTATCAGCATTTCAGCACCGTTTCAGTTCAacttgttatttcattcagttgcttcaCATACCAGTATAATTCCAGTGTAGTGACGTCCCATTTGCTCGGGGCCTGCATCTCATGATGCAGATACCAATATACAGATTGCAGATGCAACTCGCTAGGAGGCTTTCAGATTCAGCTAGTCAGTGGTGAGCTTCAGTTCTCCGAGGCCCTACCTTTATCCTTATATTCAGTCAGTTAGCAGACAGTATTTCAGTattaaggtatgccgggggccttgtcccgatagTCAGTCAGTATTTCCTTATTcagtagaggcttcatagattaCAATCAGTCAGATATTTCAGTATTTGTTGGAGTATTGAGTTAGCCCTTTTGGCTACTACTTATTCAGTATTGCAGACTTTTAGTATTTCTTCTGCACAGATATATTTCAATCAGTTATTTCTCACTCGATTAGCATGTGTTTATCATACTTAGATATCAGTATACCACATGTTGATCCAGCCAGCCAGTTGATTCGCTTGGTCACATACAGACaagcaccgggtgccgtgttacgtccaggccatggttcggggcgagACAGTGGGATTGGGGTTGGTGCTAGGGAGTGAGGGGTTGGAGTAGAGTGTGGGTGGGTAGTGGTGTGGGGTTGAGGTGGATGGGTGGTTGGAGTGGagagtgggtgggggtggggttgaggtAGAGGGTTGGTGCTAGGGTTAAAACTGGTGATaaaaaagtttcatacaaaaataccttttaatgatattaagacttgattcaagatcttaatgatagagacctattcagacccaataagtgcttagatcttaattcaaacaaatgcacttaatggtttAAGgcctgaaccattcagattcagacctccaataagtgcaaacaaatgaggcttgaaagtgaaaaaaaatgaaaagaggtTTTTTCCAAATTCTATTTGAAATCTTCATGCCAaacgttgattttcaaataaagtgaaaacattttccgaaaaaaagtaaaaaattctAATGGCCAAACGGGACCCAAGACTTTTCAAATACTTTTACCTGATTATGATTAATAGGATGGGGCTCCTCTCCTAATAAAGAAGGAAAAGTgagaaaaaattaaatatatatttatGAATGAGATAATATTTTAGTTAGAATTGTGggattgtcaattttttttacAGTAAATAGGAAATAATTATTATTCTGACCATGATTAAGATTTTATTTTCGACAATTAAATTCTAACCTTTAATTCTTAACTATGACACGTATCTCTCATCTAAGTAGAAATTTGGGGAAAATGAAGAGAGTGAAAACGGAGAAGAGCCACATCCTGTTTAATACTCCTGGTACCTTTTGTGCAATTTGTAATCAAGAGTGAATCAAGCCTTAAATTTGGCAACAGGTTCATTCAATCGATATTTTCGACACTGAGCTTAATATATGTGTTAAAACCTTCTAACTTTCTATAAATAAATTTTCATTTTCtgattttttaaatataaaaagcaCATCTTAACTTATTAAAGGTCAAAATCATCAAGTTAAAATCCTGAATTCATTATGAAAAAAACTACGACTTGCGATAAGATACAAGATTATATTAGTTGCATGAATAGGAGGATATGATATGAACCATACACGAGTGAGTTGATTGGACCAATTAACAACTAATATTTCCTTGTTAAAGTAACAATaatggtgttttttttttcttttcagaaaaCTATTTGATGCCAATAGTAAGGTGCTAataattcttttaattttttttcccagtGAACAGCTTACAGCAAAGATGATTAGATTCTTCTTTAACAGCacataaaataaaagataaaagaaGAACCAGTACACTTCATGTTCATGATTTACATGATTGCAGCGCCGAATTTCAGTCACTTTACGTTGGTAACTTCAATTAGTTGGGTAGTTCCATTATCTAGCATTTGTGATAATCACTTGAAAATAAAACAAGACAATACACATAGACTttttcactttttaaaaaaaaattattttactttatttaaaaataaatgtttagtcatgaaaattttaaatacaactttaagtggtatttaaaattaaaaaatattaaaaaatttattttcacttttaatatatttaaataatcaaatattctttgcaaaaactataaccaaacacaattctatctttaatttcaactttaaaatttcaaataaaatgaaaagtatttggttttcatggccaaacgcctaatTAGTAGTTAGTACGTTGCTTGATCGGCTAAAAGTATCTTTTACTTGTTTTTTGCAATTTGTGGGAAACATAATATGTGAAAGGCCAACAGTAACTACTCCAATAgtttaatctttaaataaatgagAAAAACAGCATGAGACAGATCCGAGTCTCACTTGtcactttaaaaagaaaaagatgaaaaaataattttgtttttcattttttttttttggtaaaaagaaataagaaaaaaacaaataaatacaaGGTCTGTTAGTTTTGCGGGCAAAAGTGAGCTAGAAGAGTGAGCGGTGGAGTattattagcaaaataaataaatatatagtaCATTTAGAATTTTTGAGATAGTCCACAACATTTTTGGCCATTTTCCGATCTTTAGATTACTGCTTTCTCCAAAAAAGAATGAACGGATTCGATGTATGAAATATACTGCATCTAATATTTGGTGCAAATTCGAACACagactttttaaaaataaagataTACACTAATTTAATTACTGCATCTAACTCTTTTTGATTCTATAACAGATATACAATATAATAGTGGTGTCAGTTGGCGAGTTGCGTATGGTGAAGAAAGTTTAATTAAATTCACTATGTCGAAAAATTTGCGTTGCATGCATATGTTAAATTTTAATGTATATATAACTTTTTAATGCAAAataaaaattgaacaaaaatatCCCTAGTTAAAAACACGGAACAACTCCAGAACCTAAAGTGCAGACACTACAGGAAAGTGTAGAAATgacaataaaaaatttaatatttgacaacaatttagttttattgttggcaaatgaatttttttgttgccaaagaattcaattttgttgtcatagtattgattattgttgtaaaaagtacttttggcaacaacaaaaaaagttgtcacgcgttgttgcaataacagccgctGGGAAAAGTCTATGtaacaaaattattattttttgttgccaaaagtactttttgcaacaataatcaatctatggcaacaaaaaataattttattgtcaaatatattttttcttgtagtgagaaTTGACATGTAAAACTCTAGCACAATGTCCTTGAGTTCGAAGTTTTTTTGAAGCTTTAAACTCCAAGAACGATTCATGCAGTTCCAGCTTTTATTTGCAACTATTCATGCAGTTCCTACTTTTATGGACTCTAAGAACGATTCATGGAGTTTAAACTTTTAAAGATTCAACCCCtagaattttttttgaaatttgaaataggCATCATGAGTGAAATAATGACAAAACATGTCAGTTTTTAAATGAGTATCATGAGTGAAATGGAGTTTGAACGGCATATTTCAAATTCCAAGGACATTTATTGGAGTTCTTGTATTTCAAATTGGAGCAAAATTTTAAATGTATTGTATTTTAATTTAAGGATATGATCGTCCAAATGATATTTTCGCATTAAAAAGTGAAAAAtttgatttaattaattttaaaatatcgATTAATATTTGATTAGCGGTTCAAAAAGTAGATATTTACACACTTCTTcctaatttatttaattataatttGAAGAAGACTCTAGAAAAGGAACACGACAATAGAATCCAATGGATAAAGAGTGGATGTTTTAATTGAAATGTGGTATTCTATGAATGAGCAAACTTGTCAACATTTAGTACAAGATTTAACGATCAATAACGAGGTACATTAGcggggaaaaaaaaaagcaaaaaaataaaaaaactaatAAGGTACATCATGTGGTCCTAAGCAATACCTTCATGACCAATACAATCATTCCTAGCTTACACAGAATAAAGGTGAACCAATGTGATTGGAGGAATTGTACTTCAACTCAATGTGATTGGCAGCTTGAAAAAATAGATAGAAAGATGATGGAAACGTAGTAATTTGCTAATTGcaatagcttttccctttggtaaGGATTCACTAACCAACAAGAGAGCAACCAAATCAAGTCAGTTTGACAAATAATAgtagtttttgtttttgtttgattAGATTAATTAACTTATATAGGCGGACAATTAGTGGCGAATTcagaatttaaaatttattttatatatatatatatatatataataaatttccccacattgtgagattcactggatatgttgtcgttgttgt
The nucleotide sequence above comes from Lycium barbarum isolate Lr01 chromosome 3, ASM1917538v2, whole genome shotgun sequence. Encoded proteins:
- the LOC132632500 gene encoding uncharacterized protein LOC132632500 → MDGRGGCCIARYAGGAYDMSKMDRIMLRFRPIAPKPTADGSVSGASTPPQKSEVPVRTGRLKRKYIKDNNKNTTSSSNKRSSSGGRSPTSRKRKAPSPEENESSGKTVSGGTETVVTLPLLSETPERKGSPRDHSVKKAEKSAPIWLSFGGNQGNNNNNNNDDINGQFQQGYGGVGGMFPQPVRVVGSWVKVESVTDAWVEGYGLGRSNEEKLVNLERDTCPGFVSDSLNRVRWANKAYKEMVGDGGAGEVVVWLVMKDDVRLPDNKTTAAFTCRVRVVRCEKEKNSLILPCDVWRMDGGGYAWRLDTNAALSLGR